A single genomic interval of Demequina sp. NBRC 110054 harbors:
- a CDS encoding ABC transporter substrate-binding protein, translating into MNKKALGSIATLGVAMLALTACSNGGDTETSTSAEASETTSAAVISTNGSEPQNPLIPVATNETGGGKIIDAIFAGLVYYDGDGATHNEVAESIETDDNQTFTVTLEEGWEFTDGTEVLAHNFVDAWNWGADPANAATALNSYFFEQIEGFDGYNTDEGASTPEMTGLEVVDDYTFTITLAAPNSEFPLALGYSAFYPLPDVFFEDPDAFGSAPVGNGIYMLASEDDWQHDVQIELSVNPSYTGDRVAQNGGLLITFYASQDAAYADLLAGNVDVIDGIPDSAFATFESDLGDRAVNQPAAIFQSFTIPASDERFQGEAGLLRRQALSMSINRDEITDVLYEGTRTPASDFTSPVIDGWSDSVEGSEVLAYDPEKAAELWAEADAIEPWTGTFELAYNADGGHQAWVDAVVNSIKNTLGIDAAGLPYATFAEFRTDITGRTITAAFRTGWQADYPSLENFLGPLYYTNAGANDGDYSSEEFDALVDEGKQASDSATAIEKFQEAQVILFQDLPAIPLWYSNVTGGYSENVENVVFDWHSVPLFYQITKAA; encoded by the coding sequence GTGAACAAGAAGGCTCTCGGCAGCATCGCCACCCTTGGTGTGGCAATGCTCGCCCTGACTGCATGCTCGAACGGTGGTGACACCGAGACCTCGACGTCCGCCGAGGCTTCGGAGACCACCAGCGCCGCGGTCATCTCGACCAACGGCTCGGAGCCGCAGAACCCGCTCATCCCGGTCGCGACGAACGAGACCGGCGGTGGCAAGATCATCGACGCGATCTTCGCCGGCCTGGTCTACTACGACGGCGACGGCGCCACGCACAACGAGGTCGCCGAGTCCATCGAGACCGACGACAACCAGACCTTCACGGTCACCCTCGAAGAGGGCTGGGAGTTCACCGACGGCACCGAGGTGCTCGCCCACAACTTCGTGGACGCCTGGAACTGGGGCGCCGACCCGGCCAACGCCGCGACCGCGCTGAACAGCTACTTCTTCGAGCAGATCGAGGGCTTCGACGGCTACAACACCGACGAGGGCGCCTCCACCCCGGAGATGACCGGCCTCGAGGTCGTGGACGACTACACGTTCACCATCACGCTCGCGGCTCCGAACTCGGAGTTCCCGCTCGCGCTGGGCTACTCGGCCTTCTACCCGCTGCCCGACGTCTTCTTCGAGGACCCCGACGCCTTCGGCTCGGCCCCGGTCGGCAACGGCATCTACATGCTCGCGTCCGAGGACGACTGGCAGCACGACGTTCAGATCGAGCTGTCCGTGAACCCCTCGTACACGGGTGACCGCGTCGCGCAGAACGGTGGCCTCCTGATCACCTTCTACGCCTCGCAGGACGCGGCCTACGCTGACCTCCTCGCGGGCAACGTCGACGTGATCGACGGCATCCCGGACTCGGCGTTCGCGACCTTCGAGTCGGACCTGGGCGACCGTGCGGTCAACCAGCCCGCCGCGATCTTCCAGTCGTTCACCATCCCGGCGAGCGACGAGCGCTTCCAGGGCGAGGCCGGCCTCCTGCGCCGCCAGGCCCTCTCGATGTCGATCAACCGCGACGAGATCACGGACGTCCTCTACGAGGGCACCCGCACCCCCGCGTCGGACTTCACCTCGCCCGTCATCGACGGCTGGTCGGACTCCGTCGAGGGCTCTGAGGTCCTGGCGTACGACCCCGAGAAGGCCGCTGAGCTGTGGGCCGAGGCCGACGCCATCGAGCCGTGGACCGGCACCTTCGAGCTCGCCTACAACGCTGACGGTGGCCACCAGGCCTGGGTCGACGCTGTCGTGAACTCGATCAAGAACACGCTCGGCATCGACGCGGCGGGCCTGCCCTACGCGACGTTCGCGGAGTTCCGCACCGACATCACCGGCCGCACCATCACCGCGGCGTTCCGTACCGGCTGGCAGGCGGACTACCCGTCGCTCGAGAACTTCCTCGGCCCGCTGTACTACACGAACGCTGGCGCGAACGACGGCGACTACTCCTCGGAGGAGTTCGACGCTCTGGTCGACGAGGGCAAGCAGGCCTCGGACTCGGCCACCGCGATCGAGAAGTTCCAGGAGGCGCAGGTCATCCTGTTCCAGGACCTGCCCGCCATCCCGCTCTGGTACTCGAACGTGACCGGCGGCTACTCGGAGAACGTCGAGAACGTCGTCTTCGACTGGCACTCGGTCCCGCTGTTCTACCAGATCACCAAGGCCGCGTAA
- a CDS encoding ABC transporter permease: MTRYVLRRLLQAIPVFFGTTFLIYFMVFSMPGDPVIALFGDRTPNEAVLQAVREQYHLDQPFFMQYLLYIQGFLTGDMGVTFSGQSVNEVFLRAFPVTLKLVTIAVVAEFVLSVGFGLLSGLRKGKFADHASLVFALVLNSIPPFVALFVAQYFVGIKWGLAPVTVGANATWGALLLPGITIALTIYVVGMRLMRGSVIEAREGDYVRTAYAKGLTSKRVVPVHVARNSLIPVITNTAASFGALIAGTTVTEGIFNIPGIGKVLYDAILRGENSTVVSFVTILTVMYIIVNILVDLLYAVLDPRIRYV, translated from the coding sequence ATGACGCGATATGTGCTCAGGCGCCTCCTCCAGGCCATCCCAGTCTTCTTCGGAACGACGTTCCTGATCTACTTCATGGTCTTCTCGATGCCAGGAGACCCGGTCATCGCGCTCTTCGGAGACAGGACGCCGAACGAGGCCGTCCTGCAGGCCGTGCGCGAGCAGTACCACCTGGATCAGCCGTTCTTCATGCAGTACCTCCTGTACATCCAGGGGTTCCTGACGGGTGACATGGGTGTCACCTTCTCCGGCCAGTCCGTGAACGAGGTCTTCCTCCGCGCATTCCCCGTGACGTTGAAGCTCGTCACCATCGCGGTCGTCGCGGAGTTCGTGCTCTCGGTGGGCTTCGGACTGCTGTCGGGTCTGCGCAAGGGCAAGTTCGCCGACCACGCGTCGCTGGTCTTCGCGCTCGTGCTCAACTCGATCCCCCCGTTCGTCGCGCTCTTCGTCGCGCAGTACTTCGTGGGCATCAAATGGGGATTGGCTCCGGTGACGGTAGGTGCGAACGCGACCTGGGGTGCGCTGCTGCTTCCCGGAATCACCATCGCGCTGACCATCTACGTGGTCGGCATGCGACTCATGCGAGGCTCGGTCATCGAGGCGCGTGAGGGCGACTACGTGCGTACGGCCTACGCGAAGGGCTTGACGAGCAAGCGCGTGGTGCCGGTGCACGTGGCCCGCAACTCCCTCATCCCCGTGATCACGAACACGGCAGCGAGCTTCGGCGCGCTGATCGCCGGTACGACGGTCACCGAGGGAATCTTCAACATTCCCGGTATCGGCAAGGTGCTCTACGACGCGATCCTTCGCGGCGAGAACTCCACCGTGGTCTCGTTCGTGACCATCCTCACGGTGATGTACATCATCGTGAACATCCTGGTGGACCTGCTGTACGCCGTGCTCGACCCGAGGATCCGTTATGTCTGA
- a CDS encoding ABC transporter permease, translating to MSDRNAHYVAPIEETEPGAVDQVKLSKRRSNMWIDAWRDLRKRPLFYVALTLSFIVLLMALFPSWFTNADPGFGQLSDSNAAPTEGHPLGFTRQGYDVWARIVYGARTSLSVGLLVVAITAVIGIPMGAIAGYYGGRVDSILSRIGDVFFSIPYFLAAVVVMSVMSAWRNPLTISIAIGGFAWASLARIVRAEVLRNKNLEYVMASEAVGRSRGSTLLRHVLPNSMGPVIVALTLSLGGAITAEATLSLLGIGLNGYFSWGNDIAEAQQTLRTNPSALLWPSLALTLTVLAFTFLGELIRDALDPKARARR from the coding sequence ATGTCTGATCGCAACGCACACTACGTCGCCCCGATCGAGGAGACCGAGCCCGGCGCGGTCGATCAGGTCAAGCTGTCCAAGCGACGCTCGAACATGTGGATCGACGCGTGGCGCGACCTGCGCAAGCGTCCGCTCTTCTACGTGGCGCTCACGCTCTCGTTCATCGTGCTGCTGATGGCGCTCTTCCCGTCGTGGTTCACCAACGCGGACCCGGGCTTCGGCCAGCTGTCGGACAGCAACGCCGCCCCGACTGAGGGCCATCCGCTCGGCTTCACCCGCCAGGGCTACGACGTCTGGGCGCGAATCGTCTACGGCGCCCGCACGTCGCTCTCGGTCGGTCTGCTCGTCGTGGCCATCACCGCCGTGATCGGCATCCCGATGGGTGCGATCGCCGGGTACTACGGCGGTCGGGTCGACTCGATCCTGTCGCGCATCGGCGACGTGTTCTTCTCGATTCCTTACTTCCTCGCGGCTGTCGTCGTCATGTCGGTCATGTCGGCCTGGCGCAACCCGCTCACCATCTCGATCGCGATCGGTGGCTTCGCCTGGGCGTCTCTCGCCCGCATCGTGCGCGCCGAGGTGCTGAGGAACAAGAACCTCGAGTATGTGATGGCGTCCGAGGCTGTGGGACGCTCGCGGGGCTCGACGCTGCTCAGACACGTGCTGCCGAACTCGATGGGGCCCGTCATCGTGGCGCTCACCCTGTCGCTCGGAGGCGCGATCACCGCGGAGGCGACGCTCTCGCTGCTCGGAATCGGCCTCAACGGCTACTTCTCGTGGGGCAACGACATCGCCGAGGCACAGCAGACGCTGCGCACCAACCCGTCGGCACTGCTCTGGCCGTCGCTCGCGCTCACCTTGACCGTGCTCGCGTTCACCTTCCTCGGTGAGCTGATCCGCGACGCCCTGGACCCGAAGGCGAGGGCCCGACGATGA
- a CDS encoding ABC transporter ATP-binding protein yields the protein MTETTPVTDTNGAAPVVGEDQPIVSVHELEVGFQTQNGIVNAVRGVSFDIYPGETVAIVGESGSGKSTTATALMKLLPGNGDITGGKVLVEGTDIVDHDEKQMAAIRGGVIGYVPQDPMSNLNPVWSVGFQVREAIRANGVATGKKEIEARAVEVLQQAGLADAERRMNQFPHQFSGGMRQRVLIGIGLGADPKLLIADEPTSALDVTVQKVILDHIESLTRDKGTAVLLITHDLGLAAERASKVIVMHQGRIVESGPSRDLLTNPQHPYTQRLIAAAPSLASRRIESTAQAADTGAEKFDVAAMAEARAEHVDADAAPVISVKNLTKEFSIRKGGFRSESFRAVDEINFDIPKGTTLALVGESGSGKSTAAKMILGLETPTAGDIVVGGTNMTNVSRSDLFKLRSRMQPVFQDPYSSLDPQRSIGATIAEPMKVHKVGDKAARRERVRELLDQVSLPEELANRYPNELSVGQRQRVAIARALALKPDVVVLDEAVSALDVLVQAQILQLLADLQAELGLTYLFITHDLAVVRVIADHVAVMEQGKIVEAGSTDEIFESAKEPYTQRLLDAIPGAGIEWGN from the coding sequence ATGACGGAGACCACTCCAGTGACAGACACCAACGGCGCCGCGCCGGTCGTCGGCGAGGACCAGCCGATCGTCTCGGTGCACGAGCTCGAGGTCGGGTTCCAGACCCAGAACGGCATCGTCAACGCGGTGCGTGGCGTGTCGTTCGACATCTACCCCGGTGAGACGGTCGCGATCGTCGGCGAGTCGGGCTCGGGCAAGTCCACGACGGCCACCGCGCTGATGAAGCTGCTGCCCGGCAACGGCGACATCACCGGCGGCAAGGTGCTCGTCGAGGGCACCGACATCGTCGACCACGACGAGAAGCAGATGGCCGCCATCCGTGGTGGCGTCATCGGTTACGTCCCGCAGGACCCGATGTCCAACCTCAACCCGGTGTGGTCGGTGGGCTTCCAGGTCCGCGAGGCGATCCGCGCCAACGGCGTCGCGACCGGCAAGAAGGAGATCGAGGCCCGCGCGGTCGAGGTCCTTCAGCAGGCCGGGCTCGCCGACGCCGAGCGTCGCATGAACCAGTTCCCGCACCAGTTCTCCGGCGGCATGCGCCAGCGCGTGCTGATCGGCATCGGACTGGGCGCGGACCCGAAGCTGCTGATCGCCGACGAGCCGACCTCGGCTCTCGACGTGACGGTGCAGAAGGTGATCCTCGACCACATCGAGTCGCTCACGCGGGACAAGGGCACCGCTGTCCTGCTCATCACGCACGACCTGGGCCTGGCCGCCGAGCGTGCCAGCAAGGTGATCGTGATGCACCAGGGTCGGATCGTCGAGTCGGGTCCCAGCCGGGATCTGCTCACGAACCCGCAGCACCCCTACACGCAGCGGCTCATCGCGGCGGCGCCCTCGCTGGCCTCGCGGCGCATCGAGTCGACCGCTCAGGCGGCGGATACAGGTGCGGAGAAGTTCGACGTGGCTGCGATGGCCGAGGCTCGTGCGGAGCACGTGGACGCCGACGCCGCACCGGTCATCTCGGTGAAGAACCTCACCAAGGAGTTCTCGATCCGCAAGGGCGGCTTCCGTTCGGAGTCGTTCCGCGCCGTCGACGAGATCAACTTCGACATCCCGAAGGGCACCACGCTCGCACTCGTGGGCGAGTCGGGCTCGGGCAAGTCGACGGCCGCGAAGATGATCCTCGGCCTGGAGACCCCCACGGCCGGTGACATCGTCGTGGGCGGCACGAACATGACCAACGTGTCGCGTTCGGACCTGTTCAAGCTGCGCTCGCGCATGCAGCCGGTGTTCCAGGACCCGTACTCGTCGCTCGACCCGCAGCGGTCGATCGGCGCGACGATCGCTGAGCCGATGAAGGTGCACAAGGTCGGCGACAAGGCCGCCCGTCGTGAGCGTGTCCGCGAGCTGCTCGACCAGGTGTCGCTCCCCGAGGAGCTCGCCAACCGCTATCCGAACGAGCTGTCGGTCGGCCAGCGTCAGCGCGTGGCTATCGCCCGTGCGCTCGCGCTCAAGCCTGATGTGGTCGTGCTCGACGAGGCGGTCTCCGCGCTCGACGTGCTCGTCCAGGCGCAGATCCTCCAGCTGCTGGCGGACCTGCAGGCCGAGCTCGGGCTGACCTACCTGTTCATCACGCACGACCTCGCGGTGGTGCGCGTCATCGCCGACCATGTCGCGGTGATGGAGCAGGGCAAGATCGTCGAGGCCGGCAGCACCGACGAGATCTTCGAGTCGGCCAAGGAGCCGTACACGCAGCGCCTGCTCGACGCGATCCCGGGCGCCGGGATCGAGTGGGGCAACTGA
- the ychF gene encoding redox-regulated ATPase YchF translates to MALTIGIVGLPNVGKSTLFNALTRAEVLAANYPFATIEPNVGVVPLPDSRLGKLAEIFGSERELPATVSFVDIAGIVKGASEGEGLGNAFLANIREADAICQVTRAFADPDVTRVEGSEDAAGDLETISTELILADLQTIEKVIPRLEKEVRAKKASADFLAAVQEAKEILEAGQTLFAGGPVAGLDLAELKELNLLTTKPFIYVFNTDDAGLLDEEQKAELEALVAPAKAIFMDAKFESELIELDDDEAAEMLASTGQTESGLDQLAHIGFDTLGLQTYLTAGPKEARAWTIRKGWTAPQAAGVIHTDFEKGFIKAEVVSYEHLVEAGSMAEAKAKGWVRMEGKDYVMVDGDVVEFRFNV, encoded by the coding sequence GTGGCTCTTACTATCGGAATCGTCGGACTGCCCAACGTCGGCAAGTCCACCCTCTTCAACGCTCTGACCCGCGCCGAGGTGCTCGCGGCGAACTACCCGTTCGCGACGATCGAGCCCAACGTCGGCGTCGTCCCGCTCCCCGACTCGCGCCTCGGGAAGCTCGCCGAGATCTTCGGCTCCGAGCGCGAGCTGCCGGCGACCGTGTCGTTCGTGGACATCGCGGGCATCGTCAAGGGTGCCTCGGAGGGAGAGGGTCTGGGCAACGCGTTCCTCGCGAACATCCGCGAGGCGGACGCGATCTGCCAGGTGACGCGCGCGTTCGCCGACCCCGACGTCACCCGCGTCGAGGGCAGTGAGGACGCCGCCGGCGACCTCGAGACCATCTCGACCGAGCTGATCCTCGCCGACCTCCAGACTATTGAGAAGGTGATCCCCCGCCTCGAGAAGGAGGTGCGGGCCAAGAAGGCCTCGGCCGACTTCCTCGCCGCGGTTCAGGAGGCCAAGGAGATCCTCGAGGCAGGCCAGACGCTCTTCGCGGGCGGCCCCGTCGCGGGGCTCGACCTCGCGGAGCTCAAGGAGCTCAACCTCCTCACCACCAAGCCGTTCATCTACGTCTTCAACACCGACGATGCGGGCCTGCTCGACGAGGAGCAGAAGGCCGAGCTCGAGGCGCTCGTCGCGCCCGCCAAGGCGATCTTCATGGACGCGAAGTTCGAGTCGGAGCTCATCGAGCTCGACGACGATGAGGCGGCCGAGATGCTCGCCTCGACCGGCCAGACCGAGTCCGGCCTGGACCAGCTCGCGCACATCGGTTTCGACACGCTCGGGCTGCAGACGTACCTGACCGCCGGCCCCAAGGAAGCCCGCGCCTGGACCATCCGCAAGGGTTGGACCGCGCCGCAGGCCGCCGGCGTCATCCACACGGACTTCGAGAAGGGCTTCATTAAGGCGGAGGTCGTCTCGTACGAGCACCTCGTCGAGGCCGGCTCGATGGCCGAGGCGAAGGCCAAGGGCTGGGTCCGCATGGAGGGCAAGGATTACGTGATGGTCGACGGCGACGTGGTGGAGTTCAGATTTAACGTGTAG
- a CDS encoding HEPN domain-containing protein translates to MAELPEEIVRMLASRRLERVAVNRDHARAVIVTAQRHLVTAEALVGTDDVAMAFTAAYDGTRKALVAVLAVYGLRVRPVGGAHRNTGLAAGALMPDAANEIAEFDWMRQIRNSTEYPEDARPEATRDDVREAIAAGGRIVGACALVVQAQG, encoded by the coding sequence ATGGCTGAGCTCCCCGAGGAGATTGTGCGGATGCTCGCCTCCAGGCGGCTCGAACGAGTCGCAGTGAATCGCGACCACGCACGGGCGGTGATCGTCACGGCTCAGCGCCACCTCGTCACGGCGGAGGCCTTGGTCGGAACCGACGACGTGGCCATGGCGTTCACCGCTGCGTATGACGGGACCCGCAAAGCGCTGGTGGCGGTACTGGCCGTCTACGGACTGCGCGTGCGACCAGTGGGAGGCGCGCACCGCAACACGGGCCTGGCCGCGGGCGCGCTGATGCCGGACGCGGCGAACGAGATCGCCGAGTTCGACTGGATGCGCCAGATCCGCAACAGCACTGAGTATCCGGAGGATGCCCGCCCGGAGGCGACCCGCGACGACGTTCGGGAAGCGATTGCGGCAGGCGGAAGGATCGTCGGAGCCTGTGCGCTCGTGGTCCAGGCACAGGGGTGA
- a CDS encoding RNA polymerase sigma factor → MKDREVVEALYAQSMRRLSAYAFALVGSYSAAEELVQDAIVRTFSKRRRWQDLAAAESYVRAAIRNTHIDAVRRDARWTARLPKLIRTEEAPGPEAAVEGDEAVAVALAALPPRVRTAIVLRYLDDMTVAGVASAMSASEGTVKRYLSDGRALLSQHFELTDEDEQTETVRVKEARR, encoded by the coding sequence ATGAAGGACAGGGAAGTCGTCGAGGCGCTGTACGCGCAGTCGATGCGGCGCTTGAGCGCATACGCGTTCGCACTCGTCGGCTCGTACAGCGCGGCTGAGGAGCTCGTCCAGGATGCGATCGTCAGGACCTTCTCGAAGCGGCGACGGTGGCAAGACCTCGCTGCGGCCGAGTCTTACGTGCGGGCCGCGATCCGGAACACCCATATCGACGCGGTGCGTCGCGACGCCCGATGGACGGCACGCCTCCCGAAGCTCATTCGCACGGAGGAGGCTCCCGGTCCAGAAGCCGCAGTTGAGGGCGACGAAGCGGTCGCCGTCGCGCTCGCGGCGCTGCCGCCGCGAGTCCGTACCGCGATCGTCCTGCGATACCTGGACGACATGACGGTTGCCGGTGTCGCGTCTGCGATGTCGGCCTCCGAGGGCACGGTCAAGCGGTATCTGTCGGACGGCCGCGCGCTGCTCTCCCAGCACTTCGAGCTGACCGACGAAGACGAGCAGACAGAGACCGTGAGGGTGAAGGAGGCGCGGCGATGA
- a CDS encoding pentapeptide repeat-containing protein encodes MNAERPRVVGDRETLASARPGARLESIDFSGADLTSVGRQGLMWIDRCSFARADLRQATLGGWYFRFCDLTGANLRGASLRDAHFSACDLTGADLRGADLAGATFGSVGVGKGAKETRLDGVLVDPGVDLSEV; translated from the coding sequence GTGAATGCTGAGAGGCCGCGCGTGGTCGGGGATCGCGAGACGCTCGCGAGCGCTCGCCCGGGTGCGAGACTGGAGAGCATCGACTTCTCCGGCGCCGACCTGACATCTGTCGGGCGGCAGGGACTCATGTGGATCGACCGGTGCAGCTTCGCTCGAGCGGATCTTCGTCAGGCCACGCTCGGCGGGTGGTACTTCAGGTTCTGTGATCTCACCGGCGCCAACCTCCGCGGAGCCTCGCTGCGTGATGCGCATTTCTCCGCCTGCGATCTGACAGGCGCCGACCTGCGCGGCGCGGATCTGGCCGGCGCGACATTCGGAAGCGTCGGCGTCGGCAAGGGTGCCAAGGAGACGCGCCTCGACGGCGTCCTCGTCGACCCGGGGGTCGACCTGTCCGAGGTCTAG
- a CDS encoding RidA family protein yields the protein MTERKLITSGGPWEERVAYSRAVVHGDWAFVSGTTSAVSHDVAEQADAALATIAEALAEGGFAMSDVVRVRYLLPNVEDFESCWPVLRKWLGDVRPAATMQQCGLIDPALKIEIEATAFRG from the coding sequence ATGACTGAGCGGAAGCTGATCACCTCAGGCGGGCCCTGGGAGGAGCGCGTCGCCTACTCGCGCGCAGTCGTCCATGGCGACTGGGCGTTCGTGTCGGGCACCACGAGCGCCGTGAGCCACGACGTAGCCGAGCAGGCCGACGCCGCGCTCGCGACCATCGCGGAGGCGCTCGCCGAGGGCGGCTTCGCGATGAGCGATGTGGTCCGCGTGCGCTACCTGCTCCCGAATGTCGAGGACTTCGAGTCGTGCTGGCCGGTGCTGCGCAAGTGGCTCGGCGACGTGCGTCCGGCCGCGACGATGCAGCAATGCGGGCTGATCGATCCTGCGCTCAAGATCGAGATCGAGGCGACGGCCTTCCGAGGTTGA
- a CDS encoding pseudouridine synthase, with the protein MPPRSPLPQRHGLDAAWVRTPDPLPDGSLQFGTMREFLLDRLPAVAEVERRLAEGAFVDDAGRPWSGDEGYRPRTFVWFHRELAPEVPVPSPIPLLDRTDSLLVVDKPHFLATTPRGMHVRQTALIRLRVELDLPDLAPAHRLDRLTAGVLVLTTRRDVRGAYAKVFQSRRMDKTYEAIGRYDATVEFPLRLVGRIEKTRGDLQARLIPGEPNAETLVEVLEVRGAFARYRLTPVTGKTHQLRLQMSDAGLPLVGDPLYPHVLPDDPADFSDPLRLVARRLAFTDPLDGTEREYVSERELAWPSP; encoded by the coding sequence ATGCCTCCCCGCTCCCCGCTCCCGCAGCGCCACGGCCTCGATGCCGCGTGGGTCCGCACGCCCGACCCCCTCCCCGACGGCTCGCTCCAGTTCGGGACGATGCGGGAGTTCCTCCTCGACCGGCTCCCGGCCGTCGCGGAGGTCGAGCGCAGGCTGGCCGAGGGCGCGTTCGTGGACGATGCGGGGCGCCCCTGGAGCGGGGACGAGGGCTACCGCCCGCGCACCTTCGTCTGGTTCCACCGCGAACTCGCGCCCGAGGTGCCGGTCCCGTCCCCCATCCCGCTGCTCGATCGCACCGACAGCCTGCTCGTGGTCGACAAGCCGCACTTCCTCGCCACCACCCCGCGGGGGATGCACGTGCGCCAGACGGCACTGATCCGACTGCGCGTGGAACTGGACCTGCCCGATCTGGCGCCCGCGCATCGTCTGGATCGCCTGACCGCCGGCGTGCTCGTGCTCACGACACGGCGCGACGTGCGGGGCGCGTACGCGAAGGTGTTCCAGTCGCGCAGGATGGACAAGACGTACGAGGCGATCGGGCGGTACGACGCCACCGTCGAGTTCCCGCTGCGCCTCGTCGGCCGGATCGAGAAGACGCGCGGCGACCTTCAGGCGCGGCTCATCCCCGGCGAACCCAATGCCGAGACGCTCGTCGAGGTGCTCGAGGTGCGCGGCGCGTTCGCGCGGTACCGACTCACGCCGGTGACCGGCAAGACGCACCAGCTGCGCCTGCAGATGTCGGACGCGGGGCTGCCGCTCGTGGGCGACCCGCTGTACCCGCACGTGCTGCCCGACGATCCGGCCGACTTCTCCGACCCGCTGCGGCTCGTCGCGCGGCGACTCGCGTTCACCGACCCGCTCGACGGGACGGAGCGGGAGTACGTCAGCGAGCGCGAGCTCGCGTGGCCGTCTCCCTGA
- a CDS encoding TfoX/Sxy family protein produces MATSRQTIDHLLEQLAPLDVRARAMFGEYGLYCDDRFVGLVCDDTVYLKPTPVTEGFAQGEPYPSAKPHPIVDADALEDPDRLRELFAATAEALPAPKPKRPRSRRSAS; encoded by the coding sequence ATGGCCACGTCGCGACAGACCATCGACCACCTTCTGGAACAGCTCGCGCCGCTCGACGTGCGGGCCCGTGCGATGTTTGGCGAGTACGGCCTGTACTGCGACGACAGGTTTGTCGGGCTCGTGTGCGACGACACCGTGTATCTCAAGCCGACGCCCGTGACCGAGGGCTTCGCGCAGGGCGAGCCGTACCCGAGCGCGAAGCCGCATCCGATCGTCGACGCCGACGCGCTCGAGGATCCCGACAGGCTCAGGGAGCTCTTCGCCGCGACCGCGGAGGCGCTGCCGGCACCCAAGCCGAAGAGGCCGAGGAGTCGAAGGTCGGCTTCGTAA